The sequence CGGCCAGTGGCTAACATGGGGAAGGGGCTAAAGCCAGGTGCAGGTCTTTGAGAATTTCTGCCACGATTCCATGACATCTCCCAGAGCTTACTCCTCACTGTCCAAGAGTGCGACCACCTGCCCCTGTGCCACTGGCCAGTCTCACTCGAGGGTTGCCGTGTGTAAGAAACACATCGAACGCTGAGTAtgcaaaatatttcagtaataatttttaaatggattacaAGTTAAAATGATGATCTTGTTGATAAATTGGTTAAAAATGTAGTATTTAAATTAATTCTGctggtttctttttacttttttaacatgGCATTGGAACTTTTAAATTACATCCGTGACTTATCACCTATTTCTATGGGGTGTGCTGAACTTAACTCTCAGAACTGCAGCTTATTGGGGCTGGAGGGTGTTGTGCAGCCCCATGAAACAGACGGGAAACCTGAGGCCCAGGGAGCAGAGGGACCAGTGCAAAGGCACACAGTGAAAGTACAGCAGAATTTGCAGCTAGGCCTGGGGTCCAGTCTCCTTCCTCCCTGTACCTCTGGGTATAGATGTGAGCCACAGCACCCGCCCCCCCTGCCATTCAGTATGTAAGAGCATCCGCCGGCCCTAGAAATGCTCTCGCTGGGCATGTCCAGGCAGCGAGGACCTCCTTTTCCTGGTGTGGGAATTTCTGAGACCACTGTCAGGTTTGGGGACTGAGCCCAATCTAGGCAGAGCCTCATGTAGGCCTGGTGTGGCTGAAGGACAGCACTGCCTTGTCCCCAGAAGAAACAGCAATGCTTCTAAGCAACCCATCTGCAATAGGTATCCGCTTCTTACCTCCCAGAGTAGAGGGCAGTGGGAAGTGAAATGACTCCATAAAACCCCTGCTTCTGCTTGGCCCTGGGTAAGTGTACTCCTACCAGCTATGCGCAACTGCTCCTGGCTGACATCCTCTCTGGCAGAGCGCGGCTTGCCGAGAGCAGAGGCAGCTCCCTCGCCTGGCACGCACCCAGCACCCAACACCCAGCAGGTGTTCCACGCTCATCAGTAGCATTGAGCTAGATTCTTACCCACACTCAGCTGAGTTCCCTTCCCGAAGTTCAGCTCAGGGCTCCCGATGGTCATGCAGAAGTAGATACCACTGTCTGCAGGCTCCACGCTAGTTAGTTTGAGAATGGACCGGCCAGCATCCAGAAACACAGTCAGCTTCTCTTGCTTCACCTTTTGGCCATACACAATCCCTTTTCGGGAATCCCAGACGGCCAGGAACTCATAGTGACTGTCTGGGCTTGGAGCCTGGCGCTGTCTCAGCCAGTAGATGCCCGTGCTAGTGCGGGAGGTTATGGCTTCACAGGACATCATCACCGTCTTGTTGGTCTGAATCATTAAGGATGGCGGGGTCTGTAGCAGCACTGAGCTGCCGTGGAGAACTAGGAGAAGCAGAAGGCACAGAGATCATTAGCATGTTTCCACCCCAGTTGCAGGAGCCAGGGGCTATGATAAATGCCGCTGGTGGCTCCCGAACTCAGAGCTTGAGCACCTACATCCCAGGGGACCATCTGCAAGGCAGGTGTTTCTTATGGCCAGTTTGACcgaggggatggggagagagctCCCATGTATTGCTTGCATGCTTATATGCCTGGCTTTTTGTGTGAATGATCTTAATCCAACCTGAAACTTATTTGGGGATTCCCCCCCCAtgacacagatgaggaaactgaggcatggagttACTTGTTTAAAGTCCCACCAACAATTAGTAAGTGACCTGGGATTCAAACTCAAAGATCCCAGGTCTGAAGTCAAAGCCAGCTGTCTTTCACCTTGTCCTGCTGCCACTCTCTGGACAGACCTTTACAGGCTCCAAGCAGGTAGAGAAGACTCAGGCAGCCCGGAGGATCCCCAAATAGAGGCAGAGCCTGGGGACTGGCCCGGCCAATCTAAAAGAGGGCCAGCCACCCTTTCTGTAAGACCTGCTCAAGCAAGAGGAATTCACTATTGCCACAGGTGCCACTCAATTCTCAGCCTAGCATGTGCTAGGTCACTGGATCCCCATTCCCAAAGGGAAGGACAGACACCCCAGAACAGTCCTGAGATTTCATTTTAGTCTCAAGATGGGAAGCATTGACGAAGAGGGGATTGTTCATGGAGAACCGGACCAGAACTCTAAGACCCGGTCTTGAACCCAGCTCTGCCCCCTACCAGCGGAGGGATTGCAGGAATTCAAGGAGTCCGCCTCTTCCCTTTAACATCAGGGCAGCTGGGAGTCACTGTCCTGCTTGCCTGAGAGGGTGAGGATGTCCAAGAAAACGCACTGCAAACTGTAAAGTGCTGTCCATTGGTATATCATTGTCTCCATGTCCCACACCGAATTGTGACAGGCAGCAGATGACATTTTAGGAAAGAGTTGAGTGGATCCTTCACAGCCAAGTCCTACACACTGAATCTGACCTGCTGAGCCTTCCATTTTagctgtggggggaagggaaatcCTACAAACTGGGGCAGAGACCCAGGAACTGCAAGGCATGGAGGGCACAGGAGTctagagggagtgtgtgtgtgtgtgtgtgtgtgtgtgagtgtgtgtgtacccaagagtgagtgtgtgtgtgcccagCATGGCGTGTGTATTATGTCACTTAATCCTCAACAGGTCCTGTTCTACACCCATTTTACACGTGAGGAAAGAGAGGCTCAGGCAAGTCAAGgacatgctcaaggtcacatagcccaTATGTGGTGGAtccagattcaaacccaggtctggaGCCCCACAACCTGACTTTGAGTCACTCCCTTAATCGAGGAGACCTGGGATCCTCTCCTGAGTGGCTAGCCTGTCCCCCTCTGCACATAGTGGGTCTGCAAATACGCAGACTCCTGAAATTCCTGCAAGAAAGCCCAGAAgtgactccttttttaaaaagattatttatttatttatttgtcggggagagagagagggagagcaagccagcacaggcagacagagaggcaggcagaggcagaaggagaagcaggctctctgcccagcaaagagcccgatgtgggacttgattccaggacgctgggatcatgacctgagccgaaggcagcctcttaaccaactgagccacccaggcgtccctagatgtGACTCCTGAAGGGGTCAAGGGGCCCCAAAAGGACCTGGGGCTTTATGTGTATGTTCCCCTTCCTGTGTCCTGACACGCAGGCTTGCTAGGTGACATACCCTggtctctctcttctgtccccGGAGGCTGAATACCCGGCTGTGGCCAACCCCCGTATCTGTGCCGGACTCGGAGCCGGGCCTCGCTACCGGGCCTCGCTACCCATGCGGTCTCATGGGATTCATCTGACCTCTCCCAGTGATTCCACACTCAGAGGGACCTGCTATTTCTTAAAAGATCAGTAATAACCACTAGGTTTGAATGGCCTGGACTTGTTTCTACTGGAGATGCGGTTGAGCTCACTGGGTCAGAGCAGGGGCCTAGCAGACCTTGTCACGGTTGGCAGGATAACCAGCTTTGGGCTTTCTGGGGAAGACAGCAATCCATCACAGGTTAGTGGGCAGTTTGAGGCTTCTTCCAAGTGGCAGTCTTGTTGGGCTTATGAGAGGGACGGGGGGACTTCCTTGCTACATGCGGACAGCAACATTCCAACTCCAGCGCCGCTGGTTGTTCCGGGAACCCCGCCACACAGCACATACAAGCCAGGGAGTGCTGGGGAGACAGGGGACCCCTTAGGGAGTCCTCTGCCACACTGTCCCAGAAGGGGCAGTAGCCTGGTGTTCGGCAGATTGTGCAAGTACTTCCCCGGAAGTATCAAAAATGTGTTGACAAAACCCTGGGCCAAGTACAGGACATCAAAACCAGAACTGAGCTTCTGGAAGCCTTTCCGGGGCACATCGCTGTGGGAACCCTAGACAAGggtggatttttttcctcctctctgtacctccttcccctttctcttttcttctttcttaaatccttacccttctccctgcctccctccctcctctcttctctccctccaggcTTTTGGGGGAGCTCCAGAGGCTCCAGGGATCCCTGGATAAAGAcgccggcggggggggggggggggcgtgtgaATTTCTTCTCCACCCTCAGGGTC comes from Neovison vison isolate M4711 chromosome 8, ASM_NN_V1, whole genome shotgun sequence and encodes:
- the CD8B gene encoding T-cell surface glycoprotein CD8 beta chain; protein product: MQPGLWLLLAAQLTVLHGSSVLLQTPPSLMIQTNKTVMMSCEAITSRTSTGIYWLRQRQAPSPDSHYEFLAVWDSRKGIVYGQKVKQEKLTVFLDAGRSILKLTSVEPADSGIYFCMTIGSPELNFGKGTQLSVVDVLPTTAQPTKKTTTKKKCRPPSPVTQKGPSCGPVTLGLLVAGVLLLLVSLGVAIHLHRLRRRARLRLLKQFYK